From one Streptomyces sp. NBC_01478 genomic stretch:
- a CDS encoding SDR family NAD(P)-dependent oxidoreductase: MTSLNGRNAVVTGGGRGIGRAIALVLAAQGATVAVWDLDGTNAHETADAIGEAGGKAVAVVGDAADATAVAAAVDRTHAELGPVTILVNNAGITNYVPFPDLTEETWDRMIRINLKGPFLVTRAFVPDMLTAGHGRVVNISSSSAQTGGPAVSHYAASKGGVIGLTKALASEFADTGITVNNVAPSLIDTPLLREGFDPDVLGATMPMKRAGRPDEIAYAVAYLASDEAGYVTGQTLSVNGGRYFV, encoded by the coding sequence ATGACGTCACTGAACGGGAGAAACGCGGTCGTCACCGGTGGCGGCCGGGGCATCGGGCGAGCGATCGCCCTCGTGCTCGCCGCCCAGGGTGCGACGGTCGCCGTGTGGGACCTGGACGGCACGAACGCGCACGAGACGGCCGACGCGATCGGCGAGGCCGGCGGCAAGGCAGTCGCGGTCGTCGGTGACGCGGCCGACGCCACGGCCGTGGCCGCCGCCGTGGACCGCACGCACGCGGAGCTCGGCCCGGTCACGATCCTGGTCAACAACGCCGGGATCACCAACTACGTGCCGTTCCCGGACCTCACCGAGGAGACCTGGGACCGGATGATCCGGATCAACCTCAAGGGTCCCTTCCTGGTCACGCGGGCCTTCGTGCCCGACATGCTGACGGCGGGGCACGGGCGCGTCGTCAACATCTCTTCCTCGTCCGCCCAGACCGGCGGTCCCGCGGTCTCGCACTACGCGGCGTCCAAGGGCGGGGTGATCGGCCTGACGAAGGCGCTCGCCTCCGAGTTCGCCGACACCGGGATCACCGTCAACAACGTGGCGCCGAGCCTCATCGACACCCCCCTGCTCCGCGAGGGCTTCGACCCCGACGTCCTGGGCGCGACCATGCCCATGAAGCGGGCCGGACGCCCCGACGAGATCGCCTACGCGGTCGCCTATCTGGCGTCGGACGAGGCCGGTTACGTCACGGGCCAGACCCTCAGCGTCAACGGCGGCCGCTACTTCGTCTGA